From the Winogradskyella forsetii genome, the window CTTACATCATCTATAAAATATACTGCATTTTCAGTAGCTCCGAGATCCAAAACAATTTGTGTTTGGGTACTGTTAGCAGTTAATAGCCACACAACCTTCTGCCATTCTGTAGTCACAGTCGTATCACCTTGATATTGTGGGTCACCGTTACCGCCAGTTGACATTCGAATGCTACCACCATCACCTGGTGTACCAGCCTCGCCTTTTATCCATAAACTCACTTCATATTCTACACCATCTTCCGTTGGTACAGCATCACTTGCTAATTGCGTTCTCCAGGCGTCTGTACCAAAACCAACTGCTCTAAGTGCTCTATCTCCACTTCTTACCTCGTCCGGATTAGTTGTAGCTGTCAATAAATCAGCGCCATTGTTCTTATTCCAATTTTCAAATTCATCACCTTCACCTTCTTCAAATCCACCGTTAAGCAAAATCTCTGTGGGCTGTGGACCAGAAAGACCAGTGGCTACTAATGTTACATTATCAACAAAATAAACCGCATTTGCGATAACACCAAGATCTAATACCGCACTAACTGGTGATGTATTAGTAGTAAATACCCATTCAATTTGTTGCCATTCAGTGGTAATGTCATAGTTGCCACTATAAAGTGCATCTGGAGCGGTTGAATATCTTACATTACCACCATCTCCTGGTGTCCCTGACTGGGCTTTTATCCACATAGACAAGGTGTATTCTACACCAACTTCAACTGACACAGCATCACTCGCTAACTGGGTTCTCCAAGCGTCTCCACCAACAGCAAGTGCACGAAGAGACCTACCGAAATAAGCTTCGCCTTCTGCTGTAGTGGCTGTCATTCCGTCTCCACCATTATTTTTAGTCCAATTGGTAAAATCATCACCTGCACCATCTTCAAAACCGCCATTAAGAAGCAGATTTTCGCCTACATAAAAATTACCGGCCGCAATTGCTTCTCCACCAACAGTTACTACCTTAATAGGACTTGGCAAATTTTCCGGAAGTCCTGAAGGAACAGTTATTGTTAATTCTGTAGCTGATGACGAAACAATACTTGCTTCCACATCCCCAATTGTTACCGACTGAAGGTCGTCTAAAGATGTTCCTTTAATTGTTACCTCTTCTCCTGCTTGAGCAGCATTGGTAGAAAGGGCTTCAATGATTGGGAATGGTAGCGCAACTAATGTAATGTCTGTAGTTACTATATAACCATCGGGCATTACCAATGTAATTGTTCTGTCTCCGACACCTCCATTAGTTGGTGTTGTAAAAGTTATAGTATTTCCATCACGTTGAAAGGGAATCTGATCATTATTCAAAAACACAAATAAAACTGCATCAAAATTTTCCCCTTCAAGTGTTACCTCTTCACCAAGAAAAATCTCATCTGGCGAGACACTGTTGATGACAACTTCTTCAAAATCAGGATCGTCTTCACAACTTACTACTGAAAAACTAATTGCGACAGCAATCAAAAAAACACCCATTAACTTTAGAGCTTTTAACATACTTTTACTATTTAATTAAACTAAAAATTATTGTCCTATCCAAAAAATAAATTAAGTTGATTATTTCAACAAAAATTTATCAATTATGTCGTCAAATCAAATATTAGCGCTAAATGTTGTTTTTGTTGATTATAAAATTAATTATGATTCTAATTAATATAAAAGCAAAAAAACGCGTTAATAAAATCATTGTCGTAAATATACATAAATTATCTAAAAATGCAACCGATTGCGAATGTTTTTTTTATAATTTAAATCTCTTTTTTAAGAATCTAGTAAAAGTACTTTTTTGACTAGTTTATGAATAATTTTAAGTTATCAATTTTGTTTTCAATTGGGAGAAAGCTTTATTAAAAATAAATTGAATTAATTTTGGTTTATTAAATGATTTATCTGAATTGGATTTCTAAATCTAGATCAAATATTTTGAAATTTTAAATTAGAATACTAGGAACAAGAGATAAAAGTAAGGGGTATGACATTAATTTAAGAAAAACAGATTGTATGTCATATTGATGATAAATAATATATAAAAATTATTAAGATTAATAAAAAAAAGGGGCTGTTTATAAAAAACAGCCCACTCTTCAAAATTGCATTTCCGACTAACTCAAATTTCAATATGCAATCAATACCCTGGATTTTGAAACGCAGCTTTTTCTTCTGCAGTCGCTTCCATAGCATCTATCTGGTTCTGGGGTATTGGTCTTAAATAGTGATAGGGTTCTATGGTTCTGGTTGTCACAGTAGGACTATGGTCTGAAGCATCGTCTCCACCAATTTCATAAGTGTCTGCATATTCATTCCATTTTTGAGTTCTCACTAGGTCGTACCATCGGTAACCTTCTCCGAAAAACTCTCGTGAACGTTCGGCAAGAATATAGTCTATATCTATAACTGCAGGCGTTGCGCTTAACATGGCGGCGCTATTATCTTCAATACGTTCTTCTTGCTCACCATTGTCAAAACGCCACATTCCGGCACGCGCACGAAGCACATTTACCAATTGCCTAGCCGTATAGCTTCCCGATGCGCCCTTTACTGCAGCTTCAGCAGCTACTAAATAAAATTCTGAATATTTAGCAATAGGGAATGGACGGGTAACACCTACATTTGGTTCACCTAGTCCGCCAGCATTATCTGTTCGATAAGTTCCTAGCTTCCATAAACCAGGATAGAATCTTCTGTTTATTTCGTTTAAATTGATCACATAATCAGATCGACCTGGTATTTCACCTCCACCAATATTTCCGCCGTTAACATAATTCACGCTTGGATCATATTCGTCCAAGAAGGATACTACGGCATCACCAGGTTCTATTTCAAGACCATTGGCAGCTGTTAAGCTAGGCGTAGGATCATCAGCTTTGTCCCAGTTACCTCTGTAACTAGTTACAAATGTACCATCGTAACGAGAATCTATGTCCTTGTCATTAAAAGTCTCTGTAAAAACGCCTATAGGAGGGGCCATACGGGTCCATGGACGCCCATAACTTTGGGCAGCTTCTCGTTGTACCGCTGCAACACCATCTACACTAATGGTAGTATAATTTGAGGTTGCCATCCAGACTGCTGCATTAGTGTCGTCTGTTCCGCCAAATCCGGTTACAATTGCACCATTATAAATAGCACTTGCTTCTGTACGTTCTGCATATAACATCATTTCAGCATGGCGATCGTTCGCGCCGTCGTGGACATCATAAAAATACTCTAATAAGCTGTAAGGTCCAGGGTTGTCAATACCCTCAACAGCTAAATTATAGGCTTGTTGATAATAGTATGAAGGACCATTACCATCAGGATCTATTCTAGGTGTATCCGGATAAGTTGGAATACCGTTAGGATTTTCTAGCCACCAACCGTATGTTAAATAAGCCTTTGCTAAATACAATCGTGCTACATTCTTAGTTACTGCTCCTGTTATTCTTGGGCTCTCAGGCAAATTATTTACCGCGGCAACCAAATCTGGTAGAATTGCTCGACTATAAACTTCAGGAACGGTATTACGTACTGATGTTCTATAAGCGGTTTGATTAAATGCTAATTCTCCAGAACCCAAATCCAAAGGCACACCTCCATAACTTTGTACCATTAAAAAATAGTAAAAGGCACGGAAAAATTGAGCTTCAGCAATTAACGATTGGTCAAGACCAACGGCCGCTGCATTTTCTATGATTCCACTAGCTGTATTGATAGCTGGCCAGCTGGCACCCCAAGGCCTTCCGATTGAAAAACCAGTTTCTGGACGAAGTTGGCCTTGGCCTGCAAGATCTAGGTCAAAAAAATTGTTATCGGCACTTTGAGCTGGAACATACTCATCCGTTCCCGTCTCAGCCATGTTGAAAAAATAAGCGAACCCATAGATATCCCGTAAATTTTCGTATAAATAGGTTAGTCCTCCTTGAACCCCTAATTCTGTTTGAAAGAATTCCGGTGTAAAAACACCACGTGGTTCCTCTTGTATTATGTCTTTTGAACAAGAGCCTGCAAACAATGCAATTAACAATATTGCTATTGATATGTTTTTAAATCTAATCTTTATCATGGTAATCTTTTTTTTAAAATGTTATATTCAATCCTAACAAAAAGTTTCTAGTTGTTGGTACATTGGTTCCAATAGTAGGAATACCACCTGAAATATTCCCAGTGTTAACTGCGACGTTTTGACGCGTTCCATCTCCGTTTACTCCTGAATTGGTTTCAGGGTCTAGCCCTGATTCATCATGAAACGGGGAGAAAAGTACAAACGGATTTTGTGCTGTAAAATAAATTCTAAGTCTTTCTATACCTGTTTTATCTAAAGTTTTGGGATTGAAATTATATCCTAAAGTCATGGCGCGTATTTTTAAATAAGAACCATCAAAATAACCTAAGGTACTAGCATATTTTTGGTTGTCCCCACTTTGTACTCCACCAGGAGCAGGGTATTTAGCATCCGTATTGGATGGCGTCCAGTAATCGACATCAACGTTATTGCCTCTCCCAGTCAGTAAATTTAAATAACCACTTGAGGAGTACAAAGTACTTACTAATACTCCACCGCTTTGAAATGCCCCAATTGTTGTAAAATCAAAGTTCTTATAAGCCAAACGTGTATTAAATCCACCTAAAAAGTCTGGCGTTGGATCAATAACTACGCGGTCCTCTTCACCTATTGCTCTGGTAGGTGAGCCATCATCATTAAAATCTCCTGTATAACGTACTTTTACCATACCTAAAGTCCCATCGGGCTCATACTGATCAAAAAATTGATAATCAGGGTCAGATTCGTTCCACAGCCCAACACGATCATAATCATAAATAACGTTTAGTGGTTGACCTACAAACCAAAGATTGCCTACATCTTCAACTTGACCTGAGGCCAAGGACGTTATTTCGTTTCTATTTGTATACACATTAACTCCTACGTCCCAAGAAAAACCATCTGGATCGTCAAAAATAGTCCCGTTAAGAGCAATTTCAAGTCCTCGGTTTTCTGTTGCGCCGATAT encodes:
- a CDS encoding RagB/SusD family nutrient uptake outer membrane protein; the encoded protein is MIKIRFKNISIAILLIALFAGSCSKDIIQEEPRGVFTPEFFQTELGVQGGLTYLYENLRDIYGFAYFFNMAETGTDEYVPAQSADNNFFDLDLAGQGQLRPETGFSIGRPWGASWPAINTASGIIENAAAVGLDQSLIAEAQFFRAFYYFLMVQSYGGVPLDLGSGELAFNQTAYRTSVRNTVPEVYSRAILPDLVAAVNNLPESPRITGAVTKNVARLYLAKAYLTYGWWLENPNGIPTYPDTPRIDPDGNGPSYYYQQAYNLAVEGIDNPGPYSLLEYFYDVHDGANDRHAEMMLYAERTEASAIYNGAIVTGFGGTDDTNAAVWMATSNYTTISVDGVAAVQREAAQSYGRPWTRMAPPIGVFTETFNDKDIDSRYDGTFVTSYRGNWDKADDPTPSLTAANGLEIEPGDAVVSFLDEYDPSVNYVNGGNIGGGEIPGRSDYVINLNEINRRFYPGLWKLGTYRTDNAGGLGEPNVGVTRPFPIAKYSEFYLVAAEAAVKGASGSYTARQLVNVLRARAGMWRFDNGEQEERIEDNSAAMLSATPAVIDIDYILAERSREFFGEGYRWYDLVRTQKWNEYADTYEIGGDDASDHSPTVTTRTIEPYHYLRPIPQNQIDAMEATAEEKAAFQNPGY
- a CDS encoding carbohydrate binding domain-containing protein, with translation MLKALKLMGVFLIAVAISFSVVSCEDDPDFEEVVINSVSPDEIFLGEEVTLEGENFDAVLFVFLNNDQIPFQRDGNTITFTTPTNGGVGDRTITLVMPDGYIVTTDITLVALPFPIIEALSTNAAQAGEEVTIKGTSLDDLQSVTIGDVEASIVSSSATELTITVPSGLPENLPSPIKVVTVGGEAIAAGNFYVGENLLLNGGFEDGAGDDFTNWTKNNGGDGMTATTAEGEAYFGRSLRALAVGGDAWRTQLASDAVSVEVGVEYTLSMWIKAQSGTPGDGGNVRYSTAPDALYSGNYDITTEWQQIEWVFTTNTSPVSAVLDLGVIANAVYFVDNVTLVATGLSGPQPTEILLNGGFEEGEGDEFENWNKNNGADLLTATTNPDEVRSGDRALRAVGFGTDAWRTQLASDAVPTEDGVEYEVSLWIKGEAGTPGDGGSIRMSTGGNGDPQYQGDTTVTTEWQKVVWLLTANSTQTQIVLDLGATENAVYFIDDVSFLAPPE